In the bacterium genome, one interval contains:
- a CDS encoding NADH-quinone oxidoreductase subunit D: MTDAVAHGGETLTLNVGPQHPGTHGVLRLVLELEGEIIRRVTPELGYLHTGIEKEMEARTYLQNVTLVDRVEYLANYNEEMAFYLAVERLLGVEPPPRARAIRLLMCELNRIGSHLIYLAAAALDVNVSSVFMYAMTDREKYLDLSEMLSGQRMMPGYFRPGGVALDLPDGFVAAARAFLDDLPGRLDEYERLLDDNLIWRERLEGVAVLSREDAVALGATGPVLRGSGVAHDCRKVLPYGGYDAVEFDVPIRTEGDAYARYRVRMEEMRQSRRIALAVLDRLPDGPIIVDDRKIALPPRAELARSMEAVIHQFKLVSEGIRPPAGDSYVATESPRGEKGYFIVSDGSNRPVRAHIRAASFYNLQTLPAMLEGHPLSDLVVAIASIDIVLGDVDR, from the coding sequence ATGACGGACGCGGTCGCGCACGGGGGCGAGACCCTCACCCTGAACGTCGGGCCGCAGCACCCCGGGACGCACGGCGTGCTGCGCCTCGTCCTCGAGCTGGAGGGGGAGATCATCCGGCGCGTGACGCCGGAGCTCGGGTATCTCCACACCGGCATCGAGAAAGAGATGGAGGCGCGCACCTATCTGCAGAACGTCACTCTGGTCGACCGGGTCGAATACCTGGCGAACTACAACGAAGAGATGGCGTTCTACCTCGCCGTTGAGCGCCTGCTCGGCGTCGAACCGCCGCCCCGCGCGCGGGCGATCCGGCTGCTCATGTGCGAACTCAACCGGATCGGCAGCCACCTCATCTATCTCGCCGCGGCCGCGCTCGACGTGAACGTCAGCAGCGTGTTCATGTACGCGATGACCGACCGCGAGAAATACCTCGATCTCTCCGAAATGCTGTCGGGCCAGCGCATGATGCCCGGTTACTTCCGTCCCGGCGGCGTCGCGCTCGATCTGCCGGACGGGTTCGTCGCGGCGGCGCGGGCCTTTCTCGACGATCTGCCGGGCCGGCTCGACGAGTACGAACGGCTGCTCGACGACAATCTGATCTGGCGGGAGCGGCTGGAAGGCGTGGCGGTGCTGTCGCGGGAGGACGCCGTCGCGCTCGGGGCGACCGGGCCGGTGCTGCGGGGCTCGGGCGTCGCGCACGACTGCCGCAAGGTGTTGCCCTACGGCGGCTACGACGCGGTCGAGTTCGATGTGCCGATCCGCACCGAGGGGGACGCCTACGCGCGGTACCGCGTGCGGATGGAGGAGATGCGGCAGAGCCGGCGGATCGCGCTCGCGGTCCTCGACCGTCTGCCGGACGGGCCGATCATCGTGGACGACCGCAAGATCGCACTGCCCCCGCGCGCGGAACTCGCCCGGAGCATGGAGGCCGTGATCCATCAGTTCAAGCTGGTGAGCGAGGGGATCCGTCCGCCGGCCGGCGACAGCTACGTGGCAACCGAATCGCCCCGCGGCGAGAAGGGGTACTTCATCGTGAGCGACGGCAGCAACCGCCCGGTCCGCGCGCACATCCGGGCGGCGTCCTTCTACAATCTTCAGACGCTGCCGGCGATGCTGGAGGGCCACCCGCTCTCGGATCTCGTCGTCGCGATCGCGAGCATCGACATCGTGCTGGGAGACGTGGACCGGTAG